The genomic segment ttttccccaaCCCCACCCTCCCCATCATCCGCATTCCCACCATTTTTCCTCAACCCCACTCCCCTTCATACGCAACACCCACccctcaaaagaaaagaaaaaacggCTTCTTAATTTATAATGCTTGGatatacattaattaattatttctctGTATGCTCAATTTTTTAGAGGAGACTCACACTAACTTAATTAGCTAGAAAGAAGGGTAACTATCAGAATCAAAAGAGATAATTGAGTAAAAATGCAGTAGAAGGAGTTTGCAACGTTGCTACACATACGGCTAAGTCCTAGCAAGCGGCTCAATTTCAGGAATTCCGCAACAAATTCTTTGGATAAACACCAAGGGCTGCTGAACAAACTGATCTGAAGATAGGATTGAAAGGTAAAACAAATTTGTTGAGATATTTGGGGAAAGCAAATCTCGTTCTTTCTGCACTGAAATTTCAATTTGGATAACAACCAAAATTTGTGGTTTGGGTGTTATGCTCCATTTCCTAGCCCAACCCATATAAAAACCTAATTATTTCTCTCTATTTTGATTACACAAACAGTTTGGTACAACGTAGTGAAAGGAACCAGCTTTTGAGAAAGAAGCTTATCTCAACAATTTTACAATTTCCTTCTCCTTCACATCAAGGTAAATATCTGTCAATTTACTAAATATTGTAATTATTGATTGTGAAATTGGGTATTCCTTTCCTGTTCGTATGAGTTCTCTGTTCGATTATATTTTTTCGATTGTATTGATTAATTGGTTTAGTGATACATTTTACTGTTAAATTGGACAAACATGGATTGCTGGTATTTTGTGCTTGAAGATGTTTTCCTGGATATCAATAATTTATCTTGAAAGCCTTTTTCTGATTTATAATGAGCTGAACCCTATATCTGTTTGCGGCTCTGCCTTCGGATGATATTCTTTTTATTGGTCATTATTCTACTAATAATGAAGGAATCGAGTCTTTGCTTTATTTACTGAAGTTTTACCTTAGtttaatcaattaaaaaaatagtacaaaactttgaaaattttcagaaataCACTAAACGCATGCCTGGGTAATGTTTATACATTGTTTTATATTACATTTCAAACGGTGAAAGATTAACTGTTGAAGACATTTGAAAAAATATTCGAGTAACCAACAGTTACAACACATAGTTAAAACATATCAACTAGCATCGTGTCTTTACAAGTTTACACTTGCTAAAATTAAGAGCTTACTTGTCCCTATGGTTGAGTCCTAAAGCATTATCTGGAAATAGAGATTCTCATCCGTCGTAGAGTTCTGTAGCCAGATAATGTCATTTCCAGTGCTCTGTCTTTGTTGCTCAAATCCCATGCCAAGAAGGTTGGCAAAACAAATATAGTAGAAAGAGTAGGTGAaggccggaaaaaaaaaaatatgaaggctgaaaattttgcttgaatgttgttgaaagaAGATGAAGGCTGAATAACATATTTCAGgaaatggaatttttttttttttttaatctattcaATTGGAAATGACAAATGTCAATTAGCAAAACTCTGCTTCTTCTTTGGGGGTGGAATATTTATCTATTCTTCTGTTGTGTCATCATCCTCTTCATTTACCCTCTTGTTGATAACTCTTGAATTTGAGCAACCTGGGCTATCTTTCAATTCTAAGTTTGTATATCCGTTTTCTGAACTTGTGTACAATTTATTGTCTTTTGAATCTTGGATTTTGCTGCCTCGAGCAAGGTTGTTTTGTAGCCGGTCATTTAACTTCCAGCtgtttgaaattcaaaaaaaattgaagagagatcTAGTGGATTCATCATATTCTAgaattttagtttttctttaaagttttgtggaaaaaaaaaactaaaggaATACAAAAATAACAGGAATTAACATTTTGAAGTCTCAAAAGTAGCAAACCATGAAGGTTTGCAAGGCCGGTTTTCCATCTTCATCCCTCTCAAGGTTCATTTAACGATTTTCTAAAAGTGTTTGCAAGGTGATCTTGAGCTTGCCACCTTGATTTTAGCAACCTCCTTTCCACTAGGATCTTTAATTTCGTTATATGTAGATATTTCAACATTTTTGTAAGCTTCCTTAGCACATATCTTGCAaagatttctttttttcatgtCGCATCAGTGAGATAGTATCATATATAATCCTAAAGGACCAATATGCTGAAGTTTCTTCATTAGCCCAATGTCATAGCTAAGTTATCTCTACCTCtctttttgaattttccttCATAATACACTCTTTGAGTGtcctttgtttttttaaattgtcTACTGgaaaaaattatcattttatacctataaaaaagttcatcatttttcagTACAAcgaaatttatgtattttgtgatGTTGCACATTTCCGGAGATGAGTATAACTATATGTATCTATTTCTCATTAATCCATAACTCTAGAGTAAATGTTTAACTCTTACTCCTTGGTTGTtgtactaatttatttttatatctaTTTTACATGAACCAAGATTATGGCACCTAATAAGCAATGGATGGAACTTATTAATGATAGACTTGCTGATGCTTACGTAGATGGGGTGGAAATTTTTTTAGATTATGCTTTTACAAGATTGGGAGAACCACAATTGATACGTTGTCCCTACATCAAATGTGGTAATGCAACTTCTAGGACACGTGTTGTGGTCAGGTCACATTTGATAGTACATGGGATAATACCAGGTTATACTTTTTGGTATCACCATGGGGAGAGGTCAGGTGAAGCACAACCAGATTCTGAATTTATAAATGAGAATGACATTGAAGAGGGTGATGGTGAGGATGAAATACATGGGATTTTGAGAGATTTGTATTATAATGGAGATAATATGAACAATAATGATGAGGAGGAACCAAATCTTGAAGCAAAACGATTTTATAAGCTACTGGAGGATTTTGAGCTGCCTTTATATGAAAGTGCAAAAGTTTCTAAACTTTCTACTTTGGTTAAATTGCTTCACATTAAAAGTATTGGTCATTGGAGTAACGAGTCATTTACGATGTTATTAAAGTTTTTGATAGAAGATTTATTGCTTGATGGAACAAACTTGCCGAATTCATATTACGAGGCAAAGAAGGTTATTCGAGATCTTGGTCTTTCTTATAAGAAGATTGATGCGTGTAAGAATGATTGCATGTTATATTGGAAGGATGATAATTGTCTTGAATCTTGCAAAGTTTGTGGGGCATCCGGATGGAAGGAGGATAAACATAGTGGGGAAACCAAATttaaaaagtggaaaaaagaTACCATACAAGATTTTACGTTATTTTCCTCTAAAGCCCAGACTTCAAAGATTATTTATGTGCTCAAAGACATCTCCTCTTATATCATGGCATCATGATAAAAGAGTTGATGATGGGATTATGAGACACCCAGCTGATTCAATGGCATGGAAAAACTTTGATGAACTTCACCCATCTTTTGCTGCTGAGCCTCGTAATGTAAGACTTGGGCTTGCTAGTGATGGGTTTCAACCATTTGGAATGTCCAGGACTCCATACAACATTTGGCCCGTGGTACTTATTCCTTATAATTTACCACCTTGGCTTTGCATGAAGCAAGAGAATTTTATTTTGTCAATGCTTATACCGTCCCGAGAGTCCCGGGGGATGGGTAATGATGTCTATCTTCAACCTTTGATAGAGgagttgaatgaattatggGAAACTGGAGTGGAGACATTTGATGCGTCAACTAAAAAGAATTTTACATTACATGCATCTTTGTTATGGACCATCAACGACTTTCCAGCATATGCAAATTTGTCCCGGATGAGagtacaaaaaaggaaaaattggctTGCCCGTATTGAATAAAGGAACCGTTTCCACAAGgctaaaaaattgtaaaaaacgGTGTTATATGGGCCCTGGGGCGCTTTCTTCCCTTGATCACAAATGGAGGAATGATAAAAAGCGTTGTGATGGAACTAAGGAGAGGCAGAGACTACCGCCGGAATTGTTGTCCGGTATTGATATACTTGATCGAGTTGCTGATTTAAAGATGGGTTACCTTCAACAAAGGatcaaagaagaagaataagataTCACGTAGAAAGCGGGGGTGATAATTGGAATAAGAAGAGTATATTCTTTGATCTTCCGTATTGGGAAAACTTTGTTGTTGCGACATAATCTAGATGTGATGCATATTGAGAAAAATGTCTACGTGATAATATGTGGGGACAATCTTAAATGTCAAAGGAAAAACCAAGACACCTTGAATACTCGGTTGGATTTACGAGCTGATGAACATACGAAAAGATTTGCATCCAATAAAAAATGGGGNNNNNNNNNNNNNNNNNNNNNNNNNNNNNNNNNNNNNNNNNNNNNNNNNNNNNNNNNNNNNNNNNNNNNNNNNNNNNNNNNNNNNNNNNNNNNNNNNNNNATACAccatgaaaaagggaaaaaagtgaaaaagactTTAAGTCCCTTGTTTCTTGCTGTCATCAACCTTGAAGTTGTGCAGCAAACTTTGATCCGCGACCTGCCCAAAACCGGACCCTTTTTTCCTCCCTGGCACCACCACAGTAAAGATTCCATGATACTTTAGTTAATTTTGTCGTATAACAGCTATATGTGTGGACAAACTTTTTCATGTTAACTTCACTAACTGACTTTGCAGGTTTTCTGTATTATTtcagtagaaaaaaaaaacttattaaaAGAACTTTGAATACGCCAACTTTCAACTTCAAGGAGAAAGTAAACTATTTCCTCTGCATTGATCTTCAGAATCAGCATACATACGGGGAAAAAAACAGAGTTGAAAGGCGAATTAAACTTCAGAATTAGAACCCAAATCGGACAGTGTAGCAGCCTTTTCCGAAGTAGCCggcgtcttgaatgtagaatccgACATAAA from the Lycium ferocissimum isolate CSIRO_LF1 chromosome 11, AGI_CSIRO_Lferr_CH_V1, whole genome shotgun sequence genome contains:
- the LOC132037582 gene encoding uncharacterized protein LOC132037582, coding for MAPNKQWMELINDRLADAYVDGVEIFLDYAFTRLGEPQLIRCPYIKCGNATSRTRVVVRSHLIVHGIIPGYTFWYHHGERSGEAQPDSEFINENDIEEGDGEDEIHGILRDLYYNGDNMNNNDEEEPNLEAKRFYKLLEDFELPLYESAKVSKLSTLVKLLHIKSIGHWSNESFTMLLKFLIEDLLLDGTNLPNSYYEAKKVIRDLGLSYKKIDACKNDCMLYWKDDNCLESCKVCGASGWKEDKHSGETKFKKWKKDTIQDFTLFSSKAQTSKIIYVLKDISSYIMAS